The Mustela nigripes isolate SB6536 chromosome 4, MUSNIG.SB6536, whole genome shotgun sequence genome includes a window with the following:
- the NAMPT gene encoding nicotinamide phosphoribosyltransferase, with translation MNAAADAEFNILLATDSYKVTHYKQYPPNTSKVYSYFECREKKTENSKIKKVKYEETVFYGLQYILNKYLKGKVVTKEKIQEAKEVYREHFQDDVFNEKGWNYILEKYDGHLPIEIKAVPEGYVIPRGNVLFTVENTDPECYWLTNWIETILVQSWYPITVATNSREQKKILAKYLLETSGNLNGLEYKLHDFGYRGVSSQETAGIGASAHLVNFKGTDTVAGIAFVKKYYGTKDPVPGYSVPAAEHSTITAWGKDREKDAFEHIVTQFSSVPVSVVSDSYDIYNACEKIWGEDLRHLILSRSTEAPLIIRPDSGNPLDTVLKVLDILGKKFPVTENAKGYKLLPPYLRIIQGDGVDINTLQEIVEGMKQKKWSIENIAFGSGGALLQKLTRDLLNCSFKCSYVVTNGLGINVFKDPVADPNKRSKKGRLSLHRTPAGNFVTLEEGKGDLEEYGHDLLHTVFKNGKVTKSYSFDEIRKNAELNIELEVAPH, from the exons gTTACTCACTATAAACAGTACCCACCCAATACAAGCAAAGTTTATTCCTACTTTGAATGCCgtgaaaagaagacagaaaactcCAAAATAAAGAAGGTGAAATACGAGGAAACAGTATTTTATGGGTTGCAGTACATTCTTAATAAGTACttaaaag GCAAAGTAGTGACCAAAGAGAAGATCCAAGAAGCCAAAGAAGTGTATAGAGAGCATTTCCAGGATGATGTCTTTAATGAAAAGGGATGGAACTACATTCTTGAG AAATACGATGGGCACCTTCCAATAGAAATAAAAGCTGTTCCTGAGGGCTATGTCATTCCCCGAGGAAATGTTCTCTTCACAGTGGAAAACACAGACCCAGAGTGTTACTGGCTTACAAATTGGATTGAG ACTATTCTTGTTCAGTCCTGGTATCCAATCACAGTGGCCACAAATTCTAGAGAGCAAAAGAAGATATTGGCCAAATATTTGCTGGAGACATCTGGTAACTTAAATGGTCTGGAATACAAGTTACATGATTTTGGCTACAGAGGAGTTTCTTCCCAAGAG ACTGCTGGCATAGGAGCATCTGCTCATTTGGTTAACTTCAAAGGAACAGATACAGTAGCAGGAATTGCTTTTGTTAAAAAATACTATGGAACAAAAGATCCTGTTCCAGGCTATTCTGTTCCAGCAGCAGAACACAG tACCATAACAGCCTGGGGGAAAGACCGTGAAAAAGATGCTTTTGAACATATAGTAACACAGTTTTCATCAGTGCCTGTATCTGTGGTCAGCGATAGCTATGACATTTACAACGCATGTGAAAAAATATGGGGTGAAGACCTAAGACATTTAATACTGTCAAGAAGTACAGAGGCACCACTAATAATTAGACCTGATTCTGGAAATCCTCTGGACACTGTATTGAAG GTTTTGGATATTTTGGGTAAGAAGTTCCCTGTTACTGAGAACGCAAAGGGCTACAAGTTGCTGCCACCCTATCTTAGAATTATTCAAGGGGATGGAGTAGATATTAATACCTTACAAGAG ATTGTAGAAGGCATGAAGCAAAAAAAATGGAGTATTGAAAACATTGCCTTTGGTTCTGGTGGAGCTTTGCTACAGAAGTTAACGAGAGATCTCTTGAATTGTTCCTTCAAGTGTAGTTATGTTGTAACCAATGGCCTTGGG attAATGTCTTCAAGGACCCAGTTGCTGATCCCAACAAAAGATCCAAAAAAGGTCGATTATCTTTACACCGGACACCAGCAGGGAATTTTGTTACActtgaggaaggaaaaggagacctTGAAGAATATGGTCAT GATCTCCTCCATACTGTCTTCAAGAATGGGAAGGTGACAAAAAGCTATTCATttgatgaaataagaaaaaatgcagAGCTGAATATCGAACTGGAAGTAGCACCTCATTAG